A stretch of Flavobacterium sp. N2270 DNA encodes these proteins:
- a CDS encoding prolyl oligopeptidase family serine peptidase — protein sequence MKKTITIATIVCTLTMNAQTKINYPVTKKIDHVDTYFEESLNDPYRWLEDDRSAETEAWVKAQNEVTFGYLEKIPYRNKLKTRMEKLWNYEKISAPFKEGKYTYYYKNNGLQNQSVVYRKDTKGKEEIFLDPNTFSKDGTTSLGGLNFSKDGSLVAYAISEGGSDWRKVIVMKTANKEIIGDTIVDIKFSGVSWYKNEGFYYSSYDKPKGSELSAKTDQHKLYFHKLNTAQKDDKVIFGLNEKRRYVGGYVTEDENYLIISGATSTSGNELYYKDLSKNGPIINIVNNFDNDNNVLDNVGTKFYISTNYNAPNKRIVTFDLAKPSQENWVDFIPETENVLSPSTGGGFIFAEYMKDAVSQIKQYDYDGKLVREVELPGIGSAGGFGGKKEETTLYYSFTNYVTPGTIYSFDPKTGSSKIYNKPKVDFKSEDFESKQVFYTSKDGTKIPMIITYKKGTELNGKNPTMLYGYGGFNISLTPSFSIANAVWLENGGVYAVANLRGGGEYGKKWHNAGTQMQKQNVFDDFIAAAEYLIAEKYTSSDYLAISGRSNGGLLVGATMTQRPDLMKVALPGVGVLDMLRYHTFTAGAGWAYDYGTSEQSKEMFDYLKEYSPVHNVKAGTKYPATMVTTGDHDDRVVPAHSFKFAAELQAKQAGSNPTLIRIDVNAGHGAGKSVAATIQEFVDMQVFTLYNMGVRELKN from the coding sequence ATGAAAAAAACAATAACAATAGCAACTATTGTTTGTACATTAACTATGAACGCACAAACAAAAATTAATTATCCGGTAACTAAAAAAATAGATCACGTAGATACTTATTTTGAAGAATCTTTAAATGACCCTTATCGTTGGCTAGAAGACGACAGAAGTGCTGAAACAGAAGCTTGGGTTAAAGCTCAAAACGAAGTTACTTTTGGATATTTAGAAAAAATTCCTTACCGAAATAAGTTGAAAACTCGAATGGAAAAATTATGGAATTATGAAAAAATTTCAGCTCCATTTAAAGAAGGAAAATATACATATTATTACAAAAATAACGGTCTACAAAATCAATCGGTTGTATATAGAAAAGATACTAAAGGTAAAGAAGAAATCTTTTTAGATCCAAATACTTTTTCAAAAGACGGAACAACTTCTCTTGGTGGTTTAAACTTTTCAAAAGACGGTTCGCTTGTTGCTTATGCGATTTCAGAAGGCGGAAGCGATTGGAGAAAAGTTATTGTGATGAAGACTGCAAACAAAGAAATTATTGGGGATACAATTGTCGACATTAAATTTAGTGGTGTTTCTTGGTACAAAAACGAAGGTTTCTATTACTCAAGTTACGATAAACCAAAAGGAAGTGAACTTTCTGCAAAAACTGATCAACATAAACTGTATTTCCATAAATTGAATACTGCTCAAAAAGACGACAAAGTTATTTTCGGGTTAAATGAAAAAAGAAGGTATGTTGGAGGTTATGTTACTGAAGATGAAAATTATTTAATTATTTCTGGAGCAACTTCTACTTCAGGAAATGAGTTATATTATAAAGATTTATCTAAAAACGGACCTATTATAAACATCGTTAATAATTTTGACAATGATAATAATGTTTTAGACAATGTAGGAACTAAATTTTATATATCTACTAATTATAACGCACCAAATAAACGAATTGTAACTTTCGATTTAGCAAAACCAAGTCAAGAAAACTGGGTAGATTTTATTCCAGAAACTGAAAACGTATTATCGCCTTCAACTGGTGGTGGTTTTATTTTTGCGGAATACATGAAAGACGCCGTTTCACAAATCAAACAATACGATTATGATGGAAAATTAGTCCGTGAAGTTGAATTGCCTGGAATTGGTTCGGCAGGTGGATTTGGTGGCAAAAAAGAAGAAACGACTTTATATTATTCTTTCACTAATTATGTTACTCCTGGTACAATATATTCGTTTGATCCAAAAACAGGAAGTTCTAAAATATATAACAAGCCAAAAGTAGATTTCAAAAGTGAAGACTTCGAATCAAAACAAGTGTTTTATACTTCGAAAGACGGTACAAAAATACCTATGATTATTACCTATAAAAAAGGAACTGAACTAAATGGAAAAAACCCAACGATGCTTTACGGTTATGGTGGATTCAACATTAGTTTAACACCAAGTTTTAGTATTGCTAATGCTGTATGGTTAGAAAACGGCGGAGTTTATGCAGTTGCTAATTTACGTGGTGGTGGTGAATATGGTAAAAAATGGCACAATGCAGGAACGCAAATGCAAAAACAAAATGTATTTGACGATTTTATCGCTGCGGCTGAATATTTAATTGCAGAGAAATATACTTCTTCTGATTATTTAGCGATTTCTGGTCGTTCAAATGGAGGATTATTAGTTGGTGCAACGATGACACAAAGACCCGATTTAATGAAAGTAGCATTGCCAGGCGTTGGTGTTTTAGACATGTTGCGTTACCATACTTTTACAGCTGGTGCAGGTTGGGCTTACGATTATGGAACAAGTGAACAAAGCAAAGAAATGTTTGATTATTTAAAAGAATATTCACCAGTACATAATGTAAAAGCAGGAACAAAATATCCTGCAACTATGGTTACGACTGGAGATCATGATGACAGAGTAGTTCCTGCACATAGTTTTAAATTTGCTGCAGAATTACAGGCAAAACAAGCGGGTTCTAACCCAACATTAATTCGTATTGATGTTAATGCTGGTCATGGTGCTGGAAAATCTGTTGCAGCAACCATACAAGAATTTGTAGATATGCAGGTATTTACGTTATACAATATGGGGGTTAGAGAATTGAAAAACTAA
- a CDS encoding TonB-dependent receptor — protein MKKIIQLVIIFTSLLSYSQNKLTGKITTEKNIPLQNAIIHITENNTFTETNELGIYTFENIPKGEITIVVHLLGYEQKTEKTNSISSTELNFILQEKEQHLDEVIVSTAFNKMQSQNVMKVEHQSVKEMRKNGNIALMDGLSEVPGVSQISTGTSIGKPVIRGLSASRVLVYAQGIRLENQQFGEEHGLGLSASGIESVEIIKGPASLLYGSDAIGGVVYFNPEKYAQFGKQEANFLQQFSSNTQGTNTSFGYKATPGNWKFLIRGNYNSQADYKIPNGDRVINTRSIEKDLKYGIGYSNSHFSTDFRYNYNNLNLGLPEEDIENSGFRNPLFPKQDIDNHILSLNQKFYFKNSKLEADLGYIFNNRKEIEDIDETALHMKLKTANYNIKYYFPKWKNFETIVGIQGMNQTNLNFGEERLIPDAIIKDFGAFMTSNYEWNKNAIQAGIRFDKRSISTSEYGNFGDEGYFEALDKQFESFNFALGYKTNLTEKITTRFNLASGFRAPNLSELTSNGVHEGSNRYEIGNSNLKNEQNFQADLNLEYNSEHFEIFANGFYNHVNNYIYIEPTSTTIDGNDVYNYVQNNAYLFGGEAGIHFHPHPLDWLHFTSSFENVTAKQENGDYLPLIPANQWKNNLKTNFNLSNWFQKNYISAQINYTYNQNNTSAFETKSKDYTLVNLGFGGEMNFGKQKIDVYLNANNLFDKNYIAHLSRLKNDGIPNMGRNIVLGLNFDF, from the coding sequence ATGAAAAAAATAATTCAATTAGTCATCATATTTACATCTTTATTAAGTTATTCACAAAATAAACTTACTGGAAAAATAACAACGGAAAAGAATATTCCTTTACAAAACGCCATAATTCATATTACAGAAAACAACACTTTTACAGAAACAAATGAATTGGGTATTTACACATTTGAAAATATTCCCAAGGGAGAAATAACAATAGTTGTACACTTATTAGGTTACGAACAAAAGACAGAAAAAACAAACAGTATTTCTTCTACAGAATTAAATTTTATTCTTCAAGAAAAAGAACAACATTTAGACGAAGTAATTGTTTCAACGGCTTTCAATAAAATGCAATCGCAAAATGTGATGAAAGTAGAACATCAGTCTGTTAAAGAAATGCGTAAAAACGGAAACATAGCTTTGATGGATGGATTATCAGAAGTTCCTGGTGTAAGTCAAATTTCAACCGGAACTTCTATTGGAAAACCGGTAATTAGAGGCTTAAGCGCATCTAGAGTTTTGGTTTACGCGCAAGGAATTCGATTAGAAAACCAACAATTTGGCGAAGAACACGGACTTGGATTAAGTGCTTCTGGAATTGAAAGTGTAGAAATTATTAAAGGTCCTGCTTCTTTATTATATGGTTCTGATGCAATAGGCGGAGTAGTCTATTTTAATCCTGAAAAATATGCTCAATTTGGAAAACAGGAAGCTAATTTTTTACAACAATTTTCAAGCAATACGCAAGGCACAAACACTTCTTTTGGATATAAAGCAACACCAGGGAATTGGAAATTTTTAATAAGAGGAAATTATAATTCTCAAGCAGATTATAAAATTCCAAATGGAGATAGAGTCATCAACACGCGTTCAATTGAAAAGGATTTAAAATATGGAATTGGTTATTCTAATTCGCATTTTTCAACCGATTTTCGATACAATTATAACAACTTAAATTTAGGGTTACCTGAAGAAGATATTGAAAATTCAGGTTTTAGAAATCCGTTGTTTCCGAAACAAGATATTGACAATCATATTTTAAGTTTAAACCAAAAATTTTATTTCAAAAACTCAAAATTAGAAGCAGATTTAGGTTATATTTTTAACAACAGAAAAGAAATAGAAGACATAGATGAAACAGCTTTGCATATGAAATTAAAAACAGCAAACTATAACATCAAATACTATTTTCCAAAATGGAAAAATTTTGAAACTATTGTTGGAATTCAAGGAATGAATCAAACCAATTTAAACTTTGGGGAAGAACGATTAATTCCTGATGCAATAATTAAAGACTTTGGCGCATTTATGACTTCAAATTACGAATGGAACAAAAACGCTATTCAGGCAGGAATTCGTTTTGATAAAAGATCCATTTCAACTTCAGAATATGGAAATTTTGGAGACGAAGGTTATTTTGAAGCTTTAGATAAACAATTTGAAAGTTTTAATTTCGCATTGGGATACAAAACAAACTTAACTGAAAAAATCACAACCAGATTCAACTTAGCTTCTGGATTTAGAGCGCCAAATCTATCTGAATTAACTTCAAATGGAGTTCATGAAGGAAGTAATCGTTATGAAATAGGGAATTCTAACTTAAAAAACGAACAAAATTTTCAAGCCGATTTAAATTTGGAATACAACAGTGAACATTTTGAAATTTTTGCAAATGGCTTTTACAATCATGTAAATAACTACATTTATATTGAACCAACTTCTACAACTATAGATGGAAATGATGTGTACAATTACGTTCAAAACAATGCGTATTTATTTGGTGGAGAAGCAGGAATTCACTTTCATCCACATCCGTTAGATTGGTTGCATTTTACTAGTAGTTTTGAAAACGTAACCGCTAAACAAGAAAATGGGGATTATCTTCCATTAATTCCTGCAAATCAATGGAAAAACAATTTAAAAACGAACTTTAACTTGTCTAACTGGTTCCAAAAAAATTATATTTCAGCACAAATAAATTATACTTATAATCAAAATAACACAAGTGCTTTTGAAACAAAATCGAAAGATTATACTTTGGTAAATTTAGGTTTTGGAGGAGAAATGAATTTTGGTAAACAAAAAATTGATGTTTATTTAAATGCAAACAACTTGTTTGACAAAAATTATATTGCTCATTTGTCACGATTAAAAAATGACGGCATTCCAAATATGGGTCGAAATATTGTTTTAGGATTGAATTTTGATTTTTAA
- a CDS encoding aspartate-semialdehyde dehydrogenase, whose amino-acid sequence MKVAVVGATGMVGEIMLKVLAERNFPVTELIPVASEKSVGKEIEWNGKSYKVVGLQTAVEMRPDIALFSAGGETSLEWAPKFAEVGTTVIDNSSAWRMDPSKKLVVPEINASSLTKEDKIIANPNCSTIQMVLTLAPLHAKYKIKRVVVSTYQSITGTGVKAVQQLESEYAGTKGEMAYKYQIHRNAIPQCDVFEENGYTKEEMKLVRETQKILNDKTIAVTATAVRVPIVGGHSEAVNVQFENDFEVNEIREILHNTSGITLQDNLDAFTYPMPLYAEGKDDVFVGRIRRDESQPNTLNMWIVADNLRKGAATNTIQIAEYLVANKLV is encoded by the coding sequence ATGAAAGTAGCAGTAGTAGGCGCAACCGGAATGGTTGGTGAAATTATGCTAAAAGTATTAGCAGAAAGAAATTTTCCGGTAACAGAATTAATTCCTGTTGCATCTGAGAAATCAGTTGGAAAAGAAATAGAATGGAATGGAAAATCTTATAAAGTAGTTGGTTTACAAACTGCTGTAGAAATGCGTCCTGATATTGCATTATTTTCTGCAGGCGGAGAAACTTCATTAGAATGGGCTCCAAAATTTGCTGAAGTGGGAACGACAGTTATTGATAATTCTTCTGCTTGGAGAATGGATCCTTCAAAAAAACTAGTAGTGCCAGAAATTAATGCTTCATCTTTAACAAAAGAAGATAAAATTATTGCAAACCCAAACTGCTCTACTATTCAAATGGTGTTAACATTAGCTCCTTTACATGCAAAATATAAAATAAAAAGAGTTGTTGTTTCTACTTATCAGTCTATTACGGGTACTGGTGTAAAAGCAGTACAACAATTAGAAAGTGAATATGCAGGTACAAAAGGTGAAATGGCTTACAAATACCAAATCCATAGAAATGCAATTCCTCAATGTGATGTTTTTGAAGAAAACGGATATACAAAAGAGGAAATGAAATTAGTTCGTGAAACACAAAAAATATTAAACGACAAAACTATTGCTGTAACTGCAACTGCTGTTCGTGTGCCAATTGTTGGCGGTCATAGTGAAGCAGTTAATGTGCAATTTGAAAACGATTTTGAAGTGAATGAAATTCGTGAAATTTTACACAATACTTCTGGAATAACGTTACAAGATAATTTAGATGCTTTTACTTATCCAATGCCTTTGTATGCAGAAGGAAAAGACGATGTTTTTGTGGGTAGAATTCGAAGAGACGAAAGTCAACCAAACACTTTAAATATGTGGATTGTAGCTGATAATTTAAGAAAAGGTGCTGCTACTAACACCATTCAAATTGCCGAATACTTAGTTGCCAATAAATTGGTATAA
- the mscL gene encoding large conductance mechanosensitive channel protein MscL has protein sequence MLKEFKNFIMTGNVVEFAVAVIMAGAVGGVVNGFVNDIVMPFVGYFSGGVDFADKKIILTEAVAASEGVAEVAEVAIRYGTWVNTLVNLVIVGFVMFMIVKAYNKTKKPVVEEASAPAGPSQEELLAEIRDLLKK, from the coding sequence ATGTTAAAAGAGTTCAAAAATTTCATAATGACAGGAAATGTAGTTGAGTTTGCTGTTGCTGTAATTATGGCTGGTGCTGTTGGCGGAGTTGTAAATGGTTTCGTTAATGACATTGTAATGCCTTTCGTAGGTTATTTCAGTGGAGGTGTTGACTTTGCAGATAAAAAAATCATCTTAACAGAAGCCGTTGCTGCATCTGAAGGGGTTGCTGAAGTTGCTGAAGTTGCAATTCGTTATGGTACTTGGGTTAATACATTAGTAAACTTAGTAATTGTAGGTTTTGTAATGTTTATGATTGTAAAAGCTTATAATAAAACTAAAAAACCAGTTGTTGAAGAAGCTTCTGCTCCAGCAGGACCATCTCAAGAAGAATTATTAGCAGAAATTAGAGATTTATTAAAAAAATAG
- a CDS encoding bifunctional UDP-N-acetylmuramoyl-tripeptide:D-alanyl-D-alanine ligase/alanine racemase, producing the protein MNYTLQHIISTLDIKNQENFPDFNVDNISIDSRSLQNNSGTLFFALKGNNHDGHQFIEQLIKKGVAFFVVEYIPNHLKNKAHFIVVKNTLKALQKTAIYYRNLFQFPTIGITGSNGKTIVKEWLNFLLSPNFNIVRSPKSYNSQVGVPLSIFGINENHNLGIFEAGISQKGEMEKLQEIIQPTIGVFTHLSSAHDESFANLDEKIKEKTALFKKCEVVLLEKNAEVEKYISSPIITWSFDNNKADYFLSKNTKSNKLTEIEITGKNLDFKVSIPFNDEASIKNATTCIIAMLYLKYEIKDIQERIQQLYPIELRLQAKKGINNCLLIDDSYSSDYQSLQIALDFLEQQKLHSKKTIILSDVFQGGLPLNELYQKVASAIQNNKIDRVIAIGETISGYLNELPNVISFPNTNDFLKQFNLNSFENETILIKGARNFYFDEIVVVLEEKNHETVLEINLDALSHNLNFYKSKLSPKTKIMVMVKAFGYGNGGYEIAKLLEHNNVDYLGVAFADEGISLRKAGIKIPIMVLNPENSSFHAMIAYDLEPEIYSLTGLEAFLKVAKQQNITSYPIHLKVDTGMHRLGFESHELPELKKLLKNNNFIEVKSVFSHLAASDDITFKEFTELQFNRFEKFYNELISVLQKKPIRHILNTSGIFNYPHYQMEMARLGIGLYGAGNSDNENKNLQNVSTLKSIISQIRTVENGESIGYSRKYLVKEKMKVATIPIGYADGIRRGWGNGVGYILIHNQKAPILGNICMDMLMVDVTSINCNPGDEVIIFGEQLTVNEIAEKTNTISYEILTGISQRVKRVFYKN; encoded by the coding sequence TTGAATTATACTTTACAACATATTATATCTACTTTAGACATTAAAAATCAAGAAAATTTTCCTGATTTTAATGTAGATAATATTTCTATTGACAGCCGTTCTTTGCAAAACAACAGCGGAACACTTTTTTTTGCTTTAAAAGGCAATAATCACGATGGACATCAATTTATTGAACAACTTATTAAAAAAGGAGTTGCTTTTTTTGTTGTAGAATACATTCCAAATCATTTAAAAAATAAAGCGCACTTTATTGTAGTTAAAAACACTTTAAAAGCGCTACAAAAAACGGCAATTTATTATCGTAATCTATTTCAATTTCCAACCATAGGAATTACAGGAAGTAACGGAAAAACAATTGTGAAAGAATGGCTTAACTTTCTTTTGAGCCCTAATTTTAACATAGTAAGGAGTCCGAAAAGTTATAATTCACAAGTTGGGGTTCCATTATCGATTTTTGGAATCAATGAAAATCATAATTTAGGAATTTTTGAAGCCGGAATTTCCCAAAAAGGAGAAATGGAAAAACTTCAAGAAATTATTCAGCCAACTATTGGAGTTTTTACCCATTTAAGTAGTGCTCATGATGAAAGTTTCGCGAATTTGGATGAAAAAATAAAAGAAAAAACAGCACTTTTTAAAAAATGTGAAGTTGTACTTTTAGAAAAAAATGCAGAAGTAGAAAAATACATCAGTTCACCAATAATTACTTGGAGTTTTGACAATAATAAAGCTGATTATTTTTTGTCTAAAAACACAAAGAGTAATAAACTTACAGAAATAGAAATTACAGGGAAAAACCTTGATTTTAAAGTTTCAATTCCTTTTAATGATGAAGCTTCAATAAAAAACGCAACTACGTGTATTATTGCAATGCTGTATTTAAAATATGAAATAAAAGATATTCAAGAACGAATTCAACAATTGTATCCTATTGAACTTCGATTGCAAGCTAAAAAAGGGATTAATAATTGTTTACTAATTGATGATTCTTATTCGTCAGATTACCAATCCTTACAAATAGCATTAGATTTTTTAGAACAACAAAAATTACACAGTAAAAAAACTATAATTCTTTCTGATGTTTTTCAGGGCGGATTACCTTTAAATGAGTTGTATCAAAAAGTTGCAAGCGCTATACAAAACAACAAAATAGACAGAGTAATTGCAATTGGCGAAACCATTAGCGGATATTTGAATGAATTGCCAAATGTAATTTCATTTCCAAATACAAATGACTTTTTAAAGCAGTTTAACCTCAATTCATTTGAAAACGAAACCATTTTAATTAAAGGAGCTCGAAATTTTTATTTTGATGAAATTGTGGTGGTTTTAGAAGAAAAAAATCACGAAACTGTTTTAGAAATTAATCTTGATGCCTTAAGTCATAATCTAAATTTTTACAAATCGAAACTATCTCCTAAAACCAAAATTATGGTTATGGTAAAAGCTTTTGGTTACGGAAATGGCGGTTATGAAATTGCAAAACTATTAGAACATAATAATGTTGATTATTTAGGTGTTGCTTTTGCTGATGAAGGAATTTCATTAAGAAAAGCCGGAATTAAAATTCCAATTATGGTGTTGAATCCAGAAAACAGTAGTTTTCATGCCATGATTGCTTACGATTTAGAACCTGAAATATATTCTTTAACAGGATTAGAAGCTTTTTTAAAAGTCGCCAAGCAACAAAATATTACTTCATACCCAATACATTTAAAAGTAGATACGGGTATGCATCGTTTGGGTTTTGAATCACATGAATTACCTGAATTGAAGAAGCTTTTAAAAAACAATAATTTTATTGAGGTAAAAAGTGTTTTTTCACATTTAGCCGCTTCAGATGATATTACATTTAAAGAATTTACCGAATTACAATTTAATAGGTTTGAAAAATTCTATAATGAACTAATTAGTGTATTGCAAAAAAAACCAATCCGACATATTTTAAACACTTCAGGTATATTTAATTATCCTCATTATCAAATGGAAATGGCACGCCTTGGAATAGGACTTTATGGTGCAGGAAATTCTGATAATGAAAACAAAAATCTTCAAAATGTAAGTACTTTAAAAAGTATTATTTCGCAAATTAGAACAGTTGAAAATGGCGAAAGTATTGGTTATAGCCGAAAATATTTAGTCAAAGAAAAAATGAAAGTAGCCACAATTCCTATTGGTTACGCAGATGGAATTAGAAGAGGTTGGGGAAATGGCGTTGGGTACATTTTAATTCACAATCAAAAGGCTCCAATTTTGGGTAATATTTGTATGGATATGCTTATGGTTGATGTAACTTCTATAAATTGTAATCCTGGTGACGAAGTTATAATTTTTGGTGAGCAGTTAACCGTAAATGAAATTGCAGAAAAAACAAACACCATTTCTTATGAAATTCTTACAGGTATTTCTCAACGTGTGAAACGTGTTTTTTACAAAAATTAA
- a CDS encoding thymidine kinase, with amino-acid sequence MFLENTVNQHEQFGWIEVICGSMFSGKTEELIRRLKRAQFAKQKVEIFKPAVDTRYDDEMVVSHNKNEIRSTPVPAAENIRILAQGCDVVGIDEAQFFDDEIVAVCNDLANSGIRVIVAGLDMDFKGNPFGPMPALMATAEYVTKVHAVCTRTGNLANYSFRKSENDKLVMLGETEEYEPLSRAAYYKALRENLEK; translated from the coding sequence ATGTTTCTTGAAAATACAGTAAATCAACACGAACAATTTGGCTGGATAGAAGTAATCTGCGGCTCAATGTTTTCTGGAAAAACAGAAGAACTCATTCGTCGTTTAAAAAGAGCTCAATTTGCCAAACAAAAAGTTGAAATTTTTAAACCGGCAGTTGATACTCGTTACGATGATGAAATGGTGGTTTCTCATAATAAAAATGAAATTCGTTCTACGCCAGTACCAGCTGCTGAAAATATACGAATTCTTGCTCAAGGTTGCGACGTTGTAGGTATTGATGAAGCTCAATTTTTTGACGATGAAATTGTTGCTGTTTGTAATGATTTGGCTAATAGCGGAATTAGGGTTATTGTTGCTGGCTTAGATATGGACTTTAAAGGAAATCCTTTTGGACCAATGCCTGCGCTTATGGCAACTGCCGAATATGTTACTAAAGTTCATGCGGTTTGTACACGTACCGGAAATTTAGCAAATTATAGTTTTAGAAAGTCTGAAAACGACAAATTGGTAATGCTTGGTGAAACTGAAGAGTATGAACCATTAAGTAGAGCTGCTTATTATAAAGCGCTTAGAGAAAACTTAGAAAAATAA
- the rsmI gene encoding 16S rRNA (cytidine(1402)-2'-O)-methyltransferase: MGKLYLVPTPIGNLEDMTFRAIRVLKEVDLILAEDTRTSGKLLKHFEIATRMHSHHMHNEHKTVENLVKRMQAGETIALISDAGTPAISDPGFLLTRACVENGVEVECLPGATAFVPALVNSGLPNDKFVFEGFLPDKKGRQTRFLALAEETRTMIFYVSPHKLNKTLAEYVQYFGADRPVSVSRELSKLHEETVRGTADEVLKHFEAKPAKGEIVVCVGGKSLK, translated from the coding sequence ATGGGAAAATTATATTTAGTTCCAACACCAATAGGTAATCTTGAAGACATGACTTTTAGAGCAATTCGCGTTTTAAAAGAAGTCGATTTAATTTTAGCCGAAGATACTCGTACAAGCGGAAAATTGCTAAAGCATTTCGAAATTGCTACACGCATGCACAGTCACCACATGCACAACGAACATAAAACCGTTGAAAATTTGGTAAAACGCATGCAAGCTGGCGAAACCATTGCACTTATTAGTGATGCTGGAACTCCAGCTATTTCCGATCCGGGTTTTTTATTGACGCGTGCTTGTGTAGAAAACGGAGTGGAAGTAGAATGTTTACCTGGTGCCACTGCTTTTGTGCCTGCTTTAGTAAATAGTGGTTTGCCTAATGATAAATTCGTTTTCGAAGGTTTTTTACCCGATAAAAAAGGTCGTCAAACGCGTTTTTTAGCTTTAGCCGAAGAAACAAGAACCATGATTTTCTACGTTTCGCCTCATAAATTAAATAAAACGCTTGCCGAATATGTGCAATACTTTGGTGCCGACAGACCCGTTTCTGTTTCTCGTGAATTGTCGAAACTACACGAGGAAACCGTTCGTGGAACTGCCGATGAAGTTCTAAAACACTTTGAAGCGAAACCTGCAAAAGGCGAAATTGTGGTTTGTGTTGGTGGGAAGAGTTTAAAGTAA
- a CDS encoding OsmC family protein yields MTTHNVTTTWKGKMQFESTNPSGETVLINAGEENGGEGAGLRPKAMMLSALAGCSGLDVASLIEKMKLEVTDFKIETSANLTEEHPKVYDHVTVEYHFYGNNLNEKKLQRAVDLSVEKYCGVMEMFRKFATVDIKTIFHK; encoded by the coding sequence ATGACAACACACAACGTAACTACAACTTGGAAAGGGAAAATGCAATTTGAATCTACAAATCCTAGTGGAGAAACTGTATTAATCAATGCCGGAGAAGAAAATGGTGGCGAAGGAGCAGGTTTAAGACCAAAAGCAATGATGCTTTCTGCTTTAGCGGGTTGTTCGGGTCTTGATGTGGCTTCATTAATAGAAAAAATGAAGTTAGAAGTAACTGATTTTAAAATTGAAACATCTGCAAACTTAACAGAAGAACATCCAAAAGTGTACGACCACGTAACGGTTGAATATCATTTTTATGGAAATAATTTAAATGAGAAGAAATTACAACGCGCTGTTGATTTATCAGTTGAAAAATACTGTGGTGTAATGGAAATGTTTAGAAAGTTTGCAACTGTTGATATAAAGACTATTTTTCATAAGTAA
- a CDS encoding GIY-YIG nuclease family protein, translating to MITNKYRSTFYIGMTNNLKQRLQQHKENLEQGNKTFASKYNLGFLVYYEKFVWVEEAIAREKELKKWRREKKLELIKKFNSEFEFLNHHFE from the coding sequence ATAATTACCAATAAATATAGATCTACTTTTTATATTGGTATGACAAATAATTTAAAACAACGATTACAGCAACACAAAGAAAATTTAGAACAAGGAAACAAAACGTTTGCTTCAAAATATAATTTAGGATTTTTAGTTTATTACGAAAAATTTGTTTGGGTTGAGGAAGCTATTGCAAGAGAAAAAGAACTGAAAAAATGGAGAAGAGAAAAGAAATTAGAATTAATAAAAAAGTTTAATTCTGAATTTGAATTTTTAAATCATCATTTTGAATAA
- a CDS encoding HopJ type III effector protein, whose translation MNKLDNVISPNVEMTIKQTNKMTILELINKVKKAEIINFSEVINTIDNAFEFTPTKFKNGDFVNEANTNNGSCKVFSFAKLHQLDATVTLFLFGEHYQKVLQTPNEEDHQNIRNFMKFGWEGIHFEANALSEKK comes from the coding sequence TTGAATAAATTAGACAATGTGATTTCTCCTAACGTCGAAATGACAATAAAACAAACAAATAAAATGACTATTTTAGAACTCATAAATAAAGTAAAAAAAGCTGAAATTATTAATTTTTCAGAAGTCATAAATACAATTGATAATGCATTTGAGTTTACTCCTACAAAATTCAAAAACGGAGATTTTGTCAACGAAGCAAACACAAATAATGGCTCTTGTAAAGTGTTTTCATTTGCAAAACTACACCAATTAGATGCAACAGTGACTTTGTTTTTATTTGGCGAACATTACCAAAAAGTTCTACAAACACCAAACGAAGAAGACCATCAAAATATTCGAAATTTTATGAAGTTTGGTTGGGAAGGAATTCATTTTGAAGCAAATGCGCTTTCTGAGAAAAAATAA